The DNA sequence CCCGGTTTTTCGATATCAGACCCAACCAGCGTTGCGTTCTCGGTACGCTCTAAGAATGCTTTCACTTGCAGCACGTTTTCTTGCGGCGTGATAGAACATGTCGCATAAACCATGGTGCCGCCTTCTTTTAGCTGGCGCCACATTGCATCCAAGATCTCGCTTTGCAGCTCTGCTAGTGCATCAATATCAGAGGCACGGCGTAGCCACTTAATGTCAGGGTGACGGCGAATTACACCGGTCGCTGAACACGGAGCATCAAGTAGGATGCGGTCAAACTGACTGCCTGTCCACCACTCTTCAGGGTAGCGAGCATCACCACAGATTACGTCGGCACGTAGTTGTAGGCGTTCAAGGTTATCGTAAACGCGGTCTAGGCGCTTAATATCGCTGTCGATTGCAACCACTTCAGTGTCTTGAGTATGTTCAAGAATGTGTGCAGTTTTACCACCAGGTGCTGCGCAGCAATCTAGGATTAGCTCACCATCTTTTGGTGTTAGGAAATCAACGGAAAGCTGAGCTGCAGCATCTTGCACAGATACCCAGCCTCGGTCGAAACCAGGAAGCAAAGTAACGTCACAAGGTGAGGCTAATTTTATGGCATCAGCGGCTTCAGGGTGCAGTGTGTATTCAATGTTTTCGTTTTTAAGCAGTTCAACATACTCGTCACGAGTGTGGTGTTGGCGATTTACACGCAGCCACATTGGTGCCTTGTTATTGTTTGCTTCAACTAATTGCTCCCACTGATCTGGGTAGCTCTCTTGAAGCATTTTTAGAATCCAGCTTGGATGGCTGTATTTGCCAGCATTGTGGCTAACGGCTTTCTCGTCTAGTTCTTCTTGATCGCGCAGATAGCTGCGAAGTACGGCATTGATCAAACCACTGAGGCTTGGGCCACGCAGTGTTTTGGTTGCTTCAACTGTTTCAGCAACGGCGGCATGCGAAGGAATTCGCATAAAGCCCAACTGATAAATGCCTACTAAGATCAGGTGATGGAAGACGCGCTTTTTACCTTTAAGCGAGTTTTCCATCAGTTCGTTAGCGATTGACTCTAAGCGAGGCAGGTAACGAAGTGCGCCGTAGCAAATCTCTTGCAGTAGAGCATGGTCTCGCGGACGGATCGTTTTTTGAGCCGCAGGGAGAGCGTGTGAAAGAGAGTGGCCTTTATCGACAACTTGGAATAGGACATTTGCAGCAGCAGCGCGAACATTCATGAGGGGTACCGAATATTTATTTGAATACATGAGGACATCTCTGCCCTCGTAAAGGTTTTCTAAACTGTGTTTTTACAAGCTACACATTTTTAAGTGCATATTGAGTAGCTTTAAAGCGGTTAAGAAAGTTGAGTACCAACTTCAAACCAGCTTGCACGTGAGTTCAATATGTCTTGAACTGACATGGCTTTTTTGCCTGGAACTTGCAGTTGCTCCAAAACCAGTACTTTGTCGCCAGTCGCAACATAGATACCCGTTTTATCTGCTTTGATGATTGAGCCAGCTGGCGCAGATGTTGATTCTTGATCAACACGTGTCTGCCAAACTTT is a window from the Vibrio splendidus genome containing:
- the rsmB gene encoding 16S rRNA (cytosine(967)-C(5))-methyltransferase RsmB; the protein is MNVRAAAANVLFQVVDKGHSLSHALPAAQKTIRPRDHALLQEICYGALRYLPRLESIANELMENSLKGKKRVFHHLILVGIYQLGFMRIPSHAAVAETVEATKTLRGPSLSGLINAVLRSYLRDQEELDEKAVSHNAGKYSHPSWILKMLQESYPDQWEQLVEANNNKAPMWLRVNRQHHTRDEYVELLKNENIEYTLHPEAADAIKLASPCDVTLLPGFDRGWVSVQDAAAQLSVDFLTPKDGELILDCCAAPGGKTAHILEHTQDTEVVAIDSDIKRLDRVYDNLERLQLRADVICGDARYPEEWWTGSQFDRILLDAPCSATGVIRRHPDIKWLRRASDIDALAELQSEILDAMWRQLKEGGTMVYATCSITPQENVLQVKAFLERTENATLVGSDIEKPGRQILPGEEDMDGFYYAVLVKQA